agatatatagatttacataataaaatgcttatatggtcagttttggttgtcgcggacaaataattttattatatgagtcagtctgaggtatgaaaactactgaaatttgtttacgattcaatatattgaataaaaaaaagacatgctAACACTCTAAATGGATATGAGTAAAAATTTTTAGTCATAATACTCAAATACTGCTATCTCTTTCATTATACAATCaattcttacatgaaaatataactcatttactatgcggctatatagatttaaatactagaatgctgatatggtcagttttggttgttgcggacaaataattttattatatgagtcagtctgaggtatgaaaactactgaattttgtttacgattcaatattttgaataaaatagtacatgctggcactctaaattgatgcgaacaaaattttttagtcataatattcaaatattgctacctttttcattatacaattaatccttacatgaaaatataactcatttactatgcagatatatagatttacataataaaatgctgatatggtcagttttggttgttgcggacaaataattttattatatgagtcagtctgaggtatgaaaactactgaaatttgtttacgattcaatatattgaataaaaaaaagacatgctAACACTCTAAATGGATACGAgtaaaattttttagtcataatactCAAATACTGCTATCTCTTTCATTATACAATCaattcttacatgaaaatataactcatttactatgcgtctatatagatttaaataccagaatgcttatatggtcagttttggttgttgcggacaaataattttattatatgagtcagtctgaggtatgaaaactactgaattttgtttacgattcaatattttgaataaaaaagtacatgctggcactctaaattgatgcgaacaaaattttttagtcataatattcaaatattgctacctattttcttatacaatcaattcttacatgaaaatatatctcaTTTACtgtgcggctatatagatttacataatgaaatgcttatatggtcagttttgagtgttgcggacaaataattttattgtatgagtcagtctgagatatgaaaactactgaaatttgtttacaattcaatattttgaataaaaaaaggacatgctggcactctcaattgatgcaaacaaaattttttagtcataatattcaaatattgctacctttttcattatacaattaatccttacatgaaaatataactcatttactatgcagatatatagatttacataataaaatgcttatatggtcagttttggttgttgcggacaaataattttattatatgagtcagtctgaggtatgaaaactactgaaatttgtttacgattcaatatattgaataaaaaaaagacatgctAACACTCTAAATGGATACGAgtaaaattttttagtcataatactCAAATACTGCTATCTCTTTCATTATACAATCaattcttacatgaaaatataactcatttactatgcggctatatagatttaaatactagaatgcttatatggtcagttttggttgttgcggacaaattatttgattatatgagtcagtctgaggtatgaaaactactgaattttgtttacgattcaatattttgaataaaaaagtacatgctggcactctaaattgatgcgaacaaaattttttagtcataatattcaaatattgctacctttttcattatacaattaatccttacatgaaaatataactcatttactatgcagatatatagatttacataataaaatgctgatatggtcagttttggttgttgcggacaaataattttatcatatgagtcagtctgaggtatgaaaactattgaaatttgtttacgattcaatatattgaataaaaaaaagacatgctAACACTCTAAATGGATACGAGTAAATTTTTTTAGACATAATACTCAAATACTGCTATCTCTTTCATTATACAATCAATTCTTACATGAacatataactcatttactatgcggctatatagatttaaatactagaatgcttatatggtcagttttgagtgttgcggacaaataattttattatacgagTCAGTCTAAGGTAAGAAaattattgaatttgttttgcgattcaatattttgaatgaaaaaggacatgctgtcactctaaattgatgcaaaaaaaaaatgtatgtcataatatttaaatattgtttccttttttattatacaatcaatctttatatcaaaatataactcatttactttgccggctatatagatttacataataaattgcttatatggtcagttttggtgttGCAAACAAGTAATTATATATTACGAGTTAGTCtgatgtatgaaaactactgaattttgtttactattcaatattttaaataaaaagaggtcaTGTCCGTCAGGCTGGTACAAAAATTGCTGTCAATTGTTACGTATTATATGGTCAATTATGGCAtgaaaatataactgaattacttctatatagaataagataacttgttaagaggtaaatattgtcagttttggttaatgatatcaaataattttgttttacgagTCAGTCTGTCTAAGATGAGAAAACTATTATTTGCGAAGAACAAgaaatttactataattattgttcaattaaatacaaatgtgtgacatttttaaataactttaatCGTCAATATGTCAAGCAGAAATGACCGGttggtcaattaattttgatgttccttatcatttcatattttaggtcagtgtatccaggTTACGATGACAATCTGATTTAACGGccgtttactacaaacagtaaacgcgcgtttacttattAGGAAAATAGAAGACGCGCATTTTCccacgttaacgcggaggtaaacgggaaagtaaacgcccgtttactctttacaaaattagaagacgcgcCGTTTTTGCGTTAACGCGGAAGTAAACGctaaagtaaacgcccgtttacttttaatgtctactgcaatttcggagttaacgcacagttaacgcggcgtttacatgaagtgcacgcgagtaaacgccgcgttaactttttcggcccgtctacatgtaatgcttggtctgcacccaactgtattcATTTTATGTAGGATTTGCAGGAACGATAATTGAATATCAAAAATTAAGCATGCGGTGAGTTGgcgcaggatctgcgtacccttccggagcacgtgagatcacccctatattttggtggggttcgtgttgcttattctttagttttctattgtgtgtcatatgtactattgtttgtctgtttgtcaaatatgtaacacttgaATAAAAAGACAGTCCTCATGCATTTAAAACCAAATCTTTCTTTGTTGTCATGAAAATAACAGTTTGTTAACAGTAGACAAATGTAAGCATAAACACAGAAAAACTAGAAATTAAGTATTATGTAAAGACAAAAATAACTAACTCTATTCAAATTTTCTAACAAAGAAGACGTGTTCCCTAGTTCTGTTATGATTCTTTACTTTCCTTTAGTTCCTTCAATTCGATATTTTCTACTTCAACACCTATTGCATTATCTCTTTTTGTCATAATAAATTCATAGAATATGGTTGTTGCTATGATACCAATCTATATAAATTAGAATGAAAGAAACAACAAATGATAGTGTTTGCATGCTATTTAGAAATATGCTGTAGAATACAGATGACACGTTTCACTGTAAATACGTTttatagggttcgtgttgcttagtctttagttttttatgttgtgcctTGTGAACTGCTATTTGTCTATTTGTCGTTTTCTGTTtgagccatggcattgtcagtttatttttgatctatgagtttgattgtctctCTAGTATTTGTCGCCCCTCTAATGATATTTAGAAATCATGTTCATTAAAAAAGGGCTTTACTTCATTAAAATGAGCCCATATATACTAAGAACAAACTTTTGTGCTCCAAACGCATGTTTAGTGTTCGAAAGACTCAACAGTGTTGCATGATTTAAGTGTCGCACATAAATACGATGATTTAGAGTATGGTGGACCAATAATTCAAACAGTTGTGCCATATACATTAAAGGTTATTCATTCCgtgggtagaaaatccttagtaaaatatttttttctcaaagtaTTAGTGAACGATTGTTATCAGAAAGATATGAAAAACACACAATAATTTGTATTTCGACTACTTGTTTTGTACTATTAAACGTCAGAGCAGACTGCTACATCATTGATATGATATAACCGAAAGACCCAAGTTAAAATCAtgcattaatttttatttctatgttGCAACATCAAAGATATATTGTGTATGAATCTACTGTCGTGCTTTCTTTAACATGGTAAAAAGTGGATAAACAGTTTGCtatttattcattcaaatgtacttttatgaataaaaacatccTTATATCATGCATAAAAATCATTTGTATTGTTTGATTTTCTCTAGAAAACATTTTAAGAATTCGTTATGAATTTCACACCGCCATCTTCTATAAGTATGTGTTTACAAACATTACACTGTAAACACCACGTCTTTAGATAATGAATCATTAAATCTCAATACATCAAAATGGTATGTCTTACCTGAGCAGTAATAGCGATTGATATGAATACAAAAAACGGGACACTGTATGATTCCAATTTATTTACTATTGCTGTATCACATCCCTGCGAATAGATATAAGTTTGTCTGTTGGTATAAATATATTAGTGCTCATCATTGTTGTATCGGTGAGGTATCGAAAATCACAAAATCAATCATTGAGTATGTACTATCCTGTTAGCGATAATCTTGGGTTCCGACAGACAATCAGCTGCAGTACCCTTTTGATCTAAAGTCAAACAACATAACAAGTTTTATAGTGCATCAAAAAGCACTGTTGGTCGGTTCTCAACTCATTGATTAGATTTCAAATCAATCTAAATGACAACCAGAGGCTAATGAAACAGCAAACTGCAAACTGTTCTTCAAATATGGCATatatttggctataaatagatataggaagatgtggtgtgagcaTAAAGCATGAGACGAATATAAGACCTGCATCGTTAAGGTAGACCATTTCGTCAGCCTTTTGGGAAACATTAGTTGTAACTTTATAAACAGTACATCTTTATCGAATACATGTAGGTACTTTTGGGTGTTTGTTTGGATGTTTTTGGCGAGTTACGATTGTTGCGTGCATATTATTTTTTCAAGATGCACCTGTTTAACTCCCTCTTTATTGTATTAGAttctatttgtattcatgtcGACCTtaattttttactattttatcaatttattaaattatattatcTTTTATCAATAGAGAGGTGAACGGTATCAGAGAGACAtacaattcaattctttattactttgagCATacaaagacccattggtggccttcagctgttgtctgctctgtggtcgggttgttgtcgctttgacacattcaccatttcctttctcaattttatcataagtCGAATATATATCGACAACACCATGACTAATacagaaaaatatcaataaacaatCAAATAGTACGCAAAACACAAAATCAAACACTAAAGACTAAACGACttgattgatagattgattaATTAATTGTAAGAGTTTACCGTTACTTTCAGCACTTTTGAATATCACATGCTCAGTGTCTATTGAGAAAGGAAGCCGGAGTGTATGAAGAGAGAACCACCGACCCTTTGCAGGAAAGCTGAGAATTTTTTAAGGAACGATTGGACAGCAGTGCAGTGATTGATCTATTTTACGATTGTTGATACGTTTTAGGATCCAAAATATTCGGTCGTTTTTTTCGGTGGTATTTGGTCTGtacaaatgaagaaaattaaCATATTTGCAAAATTTACCTGATCATGGTAATACCCGCTTAAAAGTGTATGTGTACAGTTAAAATCGTATTCACTGCCATAAGGATAAACTTCTGTTTGAGATTTACAACACTGCACTGGGATAATTTGGGAGTGTGAATCAGCCTGGTTTTTCCAGTTTGAT
Above is a window of Mytilus galloprovincialis chromosome 7, xbMytGall1.hap1.1, whole genome shotgun sequence DNA encoding:
- the LOC143082037 gene encoding uncharacterized protein LOC143082037, whose amino-acid sequence is MTVANLVQIGLWKEFMSQAVTDIEHRISIKYVNSHYTYMFSHASGHYDRETSLSWNTLFVKAKCCGVRTEVFALFATSNWKNQADSHSQIIPVQCCKSQTEVYPYGSEYDFNCTHTLLSGYYHDQGCDTAIVNKLESYSVPFFVFISIAITAQIGIIATTIFYEFIMTKRDNAIGVEVENIELKELKESKES